The following are from one region of the Gambusia affinis linkage group LG02, SWU_Gaff_1.0, whole genome shotgun sequence genome:
- the LOC122847248 gene encoding ribonuclease P protein subunit p25-like protein, with protein MFTGCGVFSGHNQCLANNNVKPQPELEVKRPNQTANGVNQGTCPFYQGQTYTNPVMQPAVFNSDSNPLKPSVLPASPTAVKLGQEGFKKVGRIEEDSPCPFPGLASGVLEMRVKEGSKIRNLMGFAMARMQGEKTGSAVGGTVTGLRQVVFTGSGRAVTKTITCAEIMKRKVGCLHQMTKLRYKVVKEVWESNQGAASEMTVHRTVPSISILLSKDPLDPQEPGYQPPEALSALWEDRTGTEPSAQTTYKRPLGQLPYSGFPHRKKLCLEEEVSVLPPN; from the coding sequence ATGTTTACGGGATGTGGAGTGTTTAGTGGCCATAACCAGTGCTTGGCTAACAACAATGTCAAACCCCAACCAGAACTGGAGGTAAAGAGACCAAACCAAACTGCCAATGGAGTAAACCAGGGGACTTGCCCCTTTTATCAGGGTCAAACTTACACAAACCCTGTAATGCAGCCAGCAGTGTTCAACAGTGATTCTAATCCGCTAAAACCTTCAGTGTTGCCAGCTTCTCCAACAGCAGTTAAACTAGGCCAGGAAGGTTTCAAAAAAGTTGGACGCATTGAGGAGGACAGCCCCTGTCCCTTTCCAGGTCTGGCTTCTGGGGTGCTGGAGATGCGTGTCAAGGAGGGTAGCAAGATTCGCAACCTAATGGGATTTGCCATGGCTCGGATGCAAGGAGAAAAGACTGGAAGTGCGGTGGGTGGAACCGTTACTGGGCTCAGACAGGTTGTCTTTACTGGGTCAGGTCGCGCTGTCACAAAGACAATCACTTGTGCTGAGATTATGAAACGAAAAGTGGGTTGCCTGCATCAGATGACCAAGCTAAGGTACAAAGTAGTGAAAGAAGTGTGGGAGAGCAACCAGGGGGCAGCATCTGAGATGACGGTGCACAGGACTGTACCTTCCATCAGCATCCTTCTTTCTAAGGATCCTCTGGATCCCCAAGAGCCAGGCTATCAGCCTCCAGAGGCTCTAAGTGCATTGTGGGAGGACAGAACAGGGACTGAGCCTTCAGCACAAACAACATACAAGAGACCTCTTGGACAATTGCCATACAGCGGCTTCCCTCACCGTAAGAAGCTGTGCTTGGAGGAAGAAGTCTCAGTTCTTCCTCCTAACTGA